The proteins below come from a single Corylus avellana chromosome ca3, CavTom2PMs-1.0 genomic window:
- the LOC132175006 gene encoding mitochondrial import inner membrane translocase subunit TIM44-2-like — protein sequence MAYWGRIHQSKLKHLSYQWKRCYFQNHYASSFISTASRASPRLLKNPSCVKQNSNRPSDFCNNMRVFGASAQSSSSSLRLLSANGCAGNRRFSVFNEFSEKMKGEANRNPEFQQSLKELKEKAEELKGVKEDLKNRTKQTTEQLYKHVDGVWTEAEATAKKVSANMKEKISAATEEVKETLGVGKQESSEFSGTSANDGSNVKDGSKASSGEENYQQSASGETAETLFSKFKSSLPSQKVSLAFQKLKEAKITDLAKKGYDIVRDELSGTTSKKKHLQHNPSTSTGERSTKTDIVIVPTKQSPWSKKWEAFKEKLHGNPTFKRISGFSEPVVTKSQEIAEDVRERWETSDNPIVHKIQDLNESIFQETDAAISVKEIRQRDPSFSLPEFVAEVQEATRPVLHAYMKADVETLQKYCGPEVIERCKAEYKAYQSNGIFFDNKILHISDVEVKETKMMGNSPIIIFVFQTQQVYCVRDRHGSIIEGGQDTIHTVYYAWAMQLVDAEELGDGALYPIWRLREMQQFGVLALI from the exons ATGGCGTATTGGGGACGAATTCACCAATCGAAGCTCAAGCACTTGTCGTATCAATGGAAGAGATGCtattttcaaaaccattatGCGTCTTCGTTCATTTCCACTGCTTCTCGTGCGAGTCCGCGTCTTTTAAAAAATCCCAGTTGTGTTAAACAAAACAGTAACAGACCCTCTGATTTTTGCAATAACATGAGGGTTTTTGGTGCTTCAGCTCAG TCTTCAAGTTCGAGTTTACGATTGCTTTCTGCTAATGGGTGTGCCGGGAATCGCCGTTTCAGTGTCTTCAATGAGTTTTCAGAAAAAATGAAAGGCGAAGCTAACAG AAATCCAGAATTCCAACAGTCACTCAAGGAGCTGAAAGAGAAAGCAGAAGAGCTAAAAGGGGTCAAAGAAGATCTGAAAAATAG AACAAAGCAGACAACTGAGCAACTGTACAAGCATGTGGATGGTGTGTGGACGGAGGCTGAAGCAACGGCTAAAAAG gTTTCTGCCAACATGAAAGAGAAGATTTCAGCTGCAACAGAGGAG GTCAAAGAAACTTTGGGGGTTGGTAAGCAAGAGTCTTCTGAATTTAGTGGTACTTCAGCCAATGATGGCTCCAATGTGAAAGATGGAAGCAAGGCCTCATCTGGAGAAGAGAATTATCAGCAGTCTGCATCTGGTGAAACTGCAGAAACTTTGTTTAGCAAATTTAAGTCCAGTCTTCCTTCCCAGAAGGTTTCTTTGGCATTCCAGAAATTAAAGGAAGCAAAGATCACTGACTTAGCAAAGAAGGGATATGATATTGTAAGAGATGAATTAAGTGGTACGACAAGTAAGAAAAAACACCTGCAACATAATCCTTCCACATCAACAGGTGAAAGAAGTACAAAAACTGATATCGTCATTGTACCCACAAAGCAGTCCCCATGGAGTAAAAAGTGGGAGGCATTCAAAGAGAAG CTTCATGGTAATCCTACATTCAAGCGTATCAGCGGGTTTAGCGAACCTGTTGTCACAAAGAGTCAGGAg ATTGCAGAAGATGTGCGGGAAAGATGGGAGACAAGTGATAACCCCATTGTTCACAAAATTCAGGA TCTCAATGAAAGTATCTTTCAAGAAACAGATGCTGCAATATCAGTCAAGGAAATACGGCAACGAGATCC ATCTTTCTCCTTACCAGAGTTTGTGGCAGAAGTTCAGGAAGCGACCAGGCCAGTCCTCCATGCTTACATGAAG GCAGATGTCGAAACTCTTCAGAAGTATTGTGGCCCTGAAGTGATAGAGCGGTGTAAAGCTGAGTATAAGGCTTATCAAAGCAATGGCATCTTTTTTGATAACAAG ATTCTACATATATCAGATGTTGAAGTTAAAGAGACCAAAATGATGGGAAATTCTCCCATTATAATCTTTGTG TTCCAAACACAGCAGGTCTATTGTGTACGTGATAGACATGGTTCAATAATAGAAGGGGGCCAg GATACAATCCACACTGTATACTATGCTTGGGCAATGCAACTAGTAGATGCAGAAGAACTTGGAGATGGTGCTCTCTACCCAATATGGAGGCTAAGAGAAATGCAACAATTTGGAGTCCTAGCCCTAATCTAG
- the LOC132175498 gene encoding uncharacterized protein LOC132175498 yields MKAGQKELEKGIWDQMRSPSVGTPKAGSGPQNRALPKILVWLILSVSVTYMVYTLKLVSTSRACDDEPFSNPRHRLSSSSSSSVPNTTESSSPLIEGHRRTELRNVVFGIAASAKFWEKRKNYIKLWFKPKEMRGVVWLDRPVKSSLDNGLPPVRISGNTSRFSYTNRQGHRSAIRISRIVSETLRLGLEDVHWFVMGDDDTVFVTENLVRILRKYDHNQFYYIGSLSESHLQNIYFSYGMAYGGGGFALSYPLAKALAGMQDRCIQRYPGLYGSDDRMQACMAELGVPLTKELGFHQYDVYGNLFGLLAAHPVTPLVSLHHLDVVEPIFPNVTRVQALQRLTVPMKLDSAGLMQQSICYDKSRSWTISVSWGFAVQIYRGVFSPREIEMPSRTFLNWYRKADYTAYAFNTRPVSRNPCQKPFVFYLSKARLDSSINQTVSEYLWHRVSHPSCRWKMADPASVDRVEVYKKPDPYLWDRSPRRNCCRVMKSQKKGTMVIGVGVCREGEINEV; encoded by the exons ATGAAAGCCGGCCAGAAGGAGTTGGAGAAAGGGATTTGGGATCAGATGAGAAGCCCCTCCGTGGGGACACCCAAGGCCGGGTCGGGTCCGCAGAACCGAGCTTTACCGAAGATCCTCGTCTGGCTCATCCTCTCCGTTTCTGTCACCTACATGGTCTACACGCTCAAGCTCGTCTCAACCTCACGCGCTTGCGATGACGAGCCTTTTTCCAATCCCCGTCACCgactctcttcttcttcttcgtcttcggTGCCGAACACCACCGAGTCATCGTCGCCGTTGATTGAGGGTCACCGGAGAACGGAGCTCCGGAACGTGGTGTTCGGAATCGCAGCCTCCGCGAAGTTTTGGGAGAAGAGGAAGAACTATATCAAGCTCTGGTTCAAGCCCAAGGAAATGCGTGGCGTAGTGTGGCTGGACCGTCCGGTGAAGAGCTCCCTTGACAACGGCCTACCGCCGGTGAGGATCTCCGGTAACACGTCGCGGTTTTCGTACACGAACCGGCAGGGCCACCGGTCCGCGATTCGGATCTCGCGGATCGTGTCCGAGACGCTGCGTCTCGGGCTCGAGGACGTCCACTGGTTCGTGATGGGCGACGACGACACCGTTTTCGTCACCGAGAACTTGGTCCGGATTCTCCGAAAGTACGACCACAACCAGTTCTACTATATCGGAAGCTTATCGGAGAGCCACTTGCAGAACATATACTTCTCGTACGGCATGGCCTACGGCGGTGGAGGCTTCGCTCTCAGCTACCCATTAGCGAAAGCACTCGCCGGAATGCAGGACCGCTGCATACAGAGGTACCCAGGTCTGTACGGCTCCGATGATCGCATGCAGGCTTGCATGGCCGAACTCGGTGTCCCACTCACCAAAGAACTCGGCTTTCACCAG TATGATGTTTACGGGAACTTGTTTGGGCTTCTTGCGGCGCATCCAGTGACGCCCTTGGTGTCGTTGCATCACCTCGATGTGGTTGAGCCCATCTTCCCCAATGTGACTCGGGTTCAAGCCCTCCAGCGGCTTACCGTGCCTATGAAGTTGGACTCTGCAGGGCTCATGCAGCAATCTATTTGCTACGACAAATCCAGGAGTTGGACTATTTCGGTTTCATGGGGCTTTGCTGTTCAAATATACCGGGGAGTCTTTTCACCCCGTGAGATAGAAATGCCTTCAAGGACATTCTTGAATTGGTACAGAAAGGCAGATTATACTGCCTACGCATTCAACACCCGTCCAGTTAGCCGAAACCCCTGCCAAAAGCCTTTTGTATTTTACTTGTCAAAGGCAAGATTAGATTCTTCAATAAACCAGACAGTGAGTGAATATCTTTGGCATCGCGTCTCTCACCCCTCGTGCAGGTGGAAGATGGCTGATCCTGCTAGTGTTGACAGAGTGGAGGTCTATAAGAAGCCCGACCCATATCTATGGGATAGA TCTCCACGAAGAAACTGTTGCAGAGTCATGAAATCACAGAAGAAAGGCACCATGGTGATAGGTGTGGGTGTATGCAGGGAAGGTGAAATCAATGAAGTATAG